A DNA window from Synechococcus sp. UW179A contains the following coding sequences:
- the ntcA gene encoding global nitrogen regulator NtcA, which yields MAEVMRGFSRTAPQPGRSTETSLTNAPNPASRTLLEVIRDLDGASTEMVERNKTIFFPGDPAERVYLIRRGAVRLSRVYESGEEITVALLRENSLFGVLSLLTGHRSDRFYHSVAFTRVEMVTAPASSVRQAIEADTSVGLLLLQGLSSRILQTETMIETLTHRDMSSRLVSFLLVLCRDFGMPGAQGITIDLRLSHQAIAEAIGSTRVTITRLLGDLRNSGLVEIDRKKITVLDPIALAKRFS from the coding sequence ATGGCCGAAGTAATGCGCGGCTTCAGTCGGACTGCTCCCCAACCTGGGCGATCCACAGAGACAAGCCTGACCAATGCGCCCAACCCCGCCAGCCGAACCCTGCTGGAAGTGATCCGTGATCTGGATGGCGCCAGCACCGAAATGGTGGAGCGGAACAAGACGATCTTTTTCCCTGGCGACCCCGCCGAGCGCGTTTATCTGATCCGACGAGGGGCCGTGCGTCTGTCGAGGGTGTACGAGTCGGGAGAAGAGATCACCGTTGCCCTGCTGAGAGAGAACAGCCTGTTCGGCGTGCTCTCACTACTCACCGGGCATCGCTCCGATCGCTTTTATCACTCCGTGGCATTCACCAGAGTCGAGATGGTGACAGCACCGGCGAGCTCAGTGCGCCAGGCAATCGAAGCGGACACCAGCGTGGGACTGCTTCTACTGCAGGGTCTCTCCAGCCGAATTCTGCAGACCGAGACCATGATCGAAACCCTCACACACCGGGATATGTCCTCCCGGTTGGTGAGCTTTCTGCTTGTCCTCTGCAGAGACTTCGGCATGCCTGGGGCCCAGGGCATCACCATTGACCTGCGTTTGTCTCACCAGGCCATCGCTGAAGCGATCGGATCCACGCGTGTCACGATCACGCGACTGCTTGGCGATTTGCGCAATTCAGGTCTGGTCGAAATTGACCGCAAGAAAATCACCGTTCTGGATCCGATTGCGCTGGCCAAACGTTTCAGTTAA
- a CDS encoding resolvase — protein MSRIVSVDPGRNKCGLVLVDCDRDCVIEGRVVATEDVLDTLQCWKQIAPIEGMVLGNGTASDGLREQLPQDLPVKLVDERGTTLRARKRYWQLWPPKGWRRLIPQGLLLPPTELDALAALVILESELGREILWPGPAPLRNELSR, from the coding sequence ATGAGCCGGATCGTCTCGGTTGACCCTGGACGCAACAAATGCGGCCTGGTCTTGGTTGATTGCGACAGGGACTGCGTCATCGAAGGGCGAGTGGTGGCAACAGAGGATGTGCTGGACACCCTTCAGTGCTGGAAGCAGATCGCACCTATTGAAGGCATGGTGCTGGGGAATGGCACAGCCAGCGACGGCTTGAGAGAACAGCTTCCTCAAGATCTTCCCGTGAAGCTGGTGGATGAGCGCGGCACCACACTTCGGGCACGCAAGCGGTACTGGCAGCTCTGGCCTCCAAAGGGATGGCGGCGATTGATCCCCCAAGGCCTGCTGCTACCGCCCACCGAACTGGATGCTCTGGCAGCCCTGGTGATTCTTGAATCCGAGCTCGGTCGCGAGATCCTTTGGCCTGGACCAGCACCACTTAGAAACGAGCTCTCACGGTAA
- a CDS encoding DUF3084 domain-containing protein: MTGWLLLLSLLILGGVLSTLGDRLGSRVGKARLSLFGLRPRQTAVVITVLTGSLISALSLGLMLLVSRQLRVGLFELNDLEARLRSSRSDLKGSRRAQQKARQQLEQARADEIKARKILADAQARAGELRSTLQPLQEQTRRLEAERQRLSQDVRNRDAEIQRTDDELRAVRERISSGEAELQQLEENLLALRRGDVAISSGQPLATVTLKLDRPDQARQVIDQVLREANLQAYQKVLPGQAPDRQIILVPRQDIERLETAIRKPGTWVVLLRSAANVLRGERVVYAFPDVRPNVAITIEGEVLAKTTLASQDTSPEAVRNRINLLLASTLAEVRRRGSLSQGLQFNANGVNSLARELTERSGGRVELEAVAVRRSETADPIAIELRPSRRLRPTSTRQDVTP; this comes from the coding sequence GTGACCGGGTGGCTTCTGCTGCTGTCCCTGTTGATCCTTGGGGGAGTGCTCTCGACCCTTGGTGATCGACTGGGCTCAAGGGTCGGCAAGGCTCGGCTGAGCCTTTTTGGGCTTCGCCCACGTCAAACCGCTGTGGTGATCACAGTGCTAACGGGGAGCCTGATCAGTGCCCTATCGCTGGGTCTGATGCTGCTGGTGAGCCGTCAGCTGCGCGTTGGCCTCTTTGAACTCAACGACTTGGAAGCACGACTGCGCAGCAGCCGCTCCGATCTGAAAGGAAGCCGCAGGGCTCAACAAAAGGCCCGTCAACAACTCGAGCAGGCTCGCGCCGATGAAATCAAAGCCAGGAAGATCCTGGCTGATGCCCAGGCACGGGCCGGTGAGCTGCGCAGCACACTTCAACCGCTGCAGGAACAGACGCGCCGACTTGAGGCGGAACGACAGAGACTCAGCCAAGACGTGCGCAACCGCGATGCGGAAATCCAGCGCACGGACGATGAACTTCGGGCGGTGCGCGAACGCATCAGCTCCGGCGAAGCGGAGCTCCAGCAACTAGAGGAAAACCTGCTGGCACTACGGCGTGGCGATGTGGCCATCAGCAGTGGCCAGCCACTGGCCACCGTCACGCTCAAGCTGGATCGTCCTGATCAAGCCCGCCAAGTGATTGACCAGGTGCTGCGGGAAGCCAATCTGCAGGCCTATCAGAAAGTTCTGCCTGGACAGGCGCCTGATCGCCAGATCATCCTCGTGCCCCGCCAGGACATTGAAAGGCTGGAAACAGCCATCCGAAAACCAGGCACCTGGGTGGTGCTGCTGCGCTCAGCGGCCAATGTGCTGCGTGGTGAGCGCGTGGTTTACGCCTTCCCGGATGTTCGACCCAATGTGGCCATCACCATTGAGGGAGAAGTTCTGGCCAAAACCACTCTTGCCAGCCAGGACACCAGTCCTGAAGCGGTGCGAAACCGCATCAACCTGCTGCTGGCGTCCACCCTTGCAGAGGTACGCCGACGGGGATCGCTCAGCCAAGGACTTCAATTCAATGCCAATGGCGTCAACTCGCTTGCCCGGGAGCTGACCGAACGCAGTGGTGGACGGGTTGAACTCGAAGCGGTGGCCGTGCGGCGCAGTGAAACCGCCGATCCCATTGCCATCGAGCTGCGTCCGAGCCGCCGGCTGCGCCCAACATCGACGCGCCAGGACGTCACCCCATGA
- a CDS encoding DUF3146 family protein, giving the protein MARLPVTTAHLRVHQHSFRDKCLQGEVQAGGFTWTFHWLFDRGELSVEPSLGRALIQDALLRFLVKSDYRLEAGGDYSFTVRARF; this is encoded by the coding sequence ATGGCGCGCCTGCCTGTCACCACAGCTCATCTCCGGGTGCACCAGCACAGCTTCCGAGACAAATGTCTGCAGGGAGAGGTTCAGGCCGGCGGTTTTACTTGGACATTTCACTGGTTGTTTGACCGGGGTGAGCTGAGCGTGGAGCCTTCCCTGGGCAGAGCGCTGATTCAGGACGCGTTGCTTCGTTTCCTTGTGAAATCCGACTACAGGCTGGAAGCCGGCGGCGACTACAGCTTTACCGTGAGAGCTCGTTTCTAA